Proteins from a single region of Segatella copri:
- a CDS encoding Cof-type HAD-IIB family hydrolase, with protein sequence MDKKIKALFFDIDGTLVSFKTHKIPQSTVDALEQAKKNGVEVYISTGRPQLIINNLGQIEHLIDGYITTNGARCFVGDKVVSQHAILPEDVKKIIEAADRDDYPAIVVGEHHLAIHHYTDEVYEVFAKGLGVDCEIFLTDVNELGDEQVLQVTPFCSVEQEALLMPTLSNCTSGRWHPAFTDITAADADKGKGLHAMADYLGLNIDETMAFGDGGNDISIIREAGVGVAMGNAGENLKQVADYITTHVDEDGVKNALLHFGVI encoded by the coding sequence ATGGATAAGAAGATAAAAGCATTGTTTTTCGATATTGACGGCACCCTGGTGAGTTTCAAGACCCACAAGATTCCGCAGAGCACGGTAGATGCCTTGGAGCAGGCTAAGAAGAATGGGGTAGAGGTGTATATTTCTACCGGTCGTCCGCAACTCATCATCAACAACCTCGGTCAGATAGAACATCTCATCGACGGTTACATCACCACCAATGGAGCCCGCTGTTTTGTTGGCGATAAGGTGGTGAGCCAGCACGCCATCCTTCCTGAAGATGTAAAGAAGATTATCGAGGCAGCCGACCGTGATGATTATCCGGCAATCGTCGTAGGAGAGCATCATCTCGCTATCCATCATTATACTGACGAGGTTTATGAAGTCTTTGCCAAGGGACTGGGGGTGGATTGTGAAATCTTCCTGACCGATGTGAATGAACTGGGAGATGAGCAGGTTCTGCAGGTTACTCCTTTCTGTTCGGTAGAGCAGGAGGCGCTCCTGATGCCTACGCTTAGCAACTGCACCTCGGGCAGATGGCATCCTGCCTTTACGGATATTACGGCAGCCGACGCGGATAAGGGCAAGGGCTTGCATGCAATGGCTGATTATCTGGGTTTGAACATAGATGAAACCATGGCTTTCGGCGATGGCGGCAATGATATTTCCATTATCCGGGAGGCTGGTGTTGGTGTTGCGATGGGCAATGCGGGAGAAAATCTCAAGCAGGTAGCCGATTACATTACGACTCATGTGGATGAAGATGGTGTTAAGAATGCGCTCCTCCATTTTGGCGTGATTTAA
- a CDS encoding FimB/Mfa2 family fimbrial subunit translates to MSKKPYRLLASLLLMLVATLTSCEKFSIDETTGKSREANANVTIHVQKIEGTSLMTTKAADKQMALGDVCSRLTLAIFDGEEKLETVNQLSTDNGFGTAYVSLDEGEYRLVVIAHNGKGNCSISAPEKVKFASNKLTDTFYYYGRLSVTADGATSDINLRRAVGAFKLHITDETIPEEIRSIKFYYTGGSSTLDATTGFGCVNSRQTENFSMKDGGRDFTVYTFPHEEEKNIKMSISFLDADAKVVKSFEKADLKIHQNKTAYTEISIADGFGGGDDSTGGGIGITVDPTWGETERVNF, encoded by the coding sequence ATGAGTAAGAAGCCCTATCGGTTACTGGCATCCCTGTTGCTGATGCTTGTAGCGACGCTTACTTCATGTGAGAAGTTTTCGATTGACGAAACAACCGGAAAATCACGTGAGGCAAACGCCAATGTAACTATCCATGTGCAGAAAATAGAAGGCACAAGTCTGATGACAACCAAAGCTGCCGACAAGCAGATGGCGCTGGGCGATGTGTGCTCCAGACTGACACTTGCCATCTTTGACGGAGAGGAGAAACTGGAGACGGTGAACCAGCTTTCAACAGACAATGGCTTCGGAACAGCCTATGTAAGTCTTGACGAAGGAGAATACCGACTGGTGGTGATTGCCCATAACGGAAAGGGAAACTGCTCTATCAGCGCACCCGAGAAAGTAAAGTTTGCGAGCAACAAGCTTACCGACACCTTCTATTATTACGGCAGGTTGAGCGTAACGGCAGACGGAGCCACCTCCGACATCAACCTGAGGCGAGCAGTTGGCGCCTTCAAGTTACATATTACCGACGAAACCATTCCCGAAGAAATCAGGAGCATCAAGTTCTATTATACCGGCGGCAGCAGCACCCTGGATGCAACCACCGGATTCGGCTGTGTGAACAGCCGTCAGACCGAGAATTTCAGTATGAAAGATGGCGGCAGAGATTTTACCGTCTACACCTTCCCACATGAAGAAGAGAAGAACATCAAGATGAGTATCAGCTTTCTGGATGCCGATGCAAAGGTGGTAAAGAGTTTTGAAAAAGCCGATTTGAAAATCCATCAGAACAAAACAGCCTATACCGAGATTTCCATTGCTGACGGATTCGGTGGCGGAGACGACAGTACGGGTGGTGGAATAGGCATTACCGTAGACCCTACCTGGGGCGAGACAGAACGGGTGAATTTCTAA
- a CDS encoding ABC transporter permease: protein MFKKLYHIALRECGIMWKNPIYLFCMVIFPIVVVIFFTTLMKGGVPTDMPVGIVDQDNSATSRQLVHKLDAFQTTKVVAHYENMAEARHAIQKNEIYAFLLIPDGTEAGLMAQKQPKISFYYSSVSLAAGSLLFRDLKTISTLGGAAAGMAKLSALGKTNDEIMTFLQPIAVDLHMIGNPYANYNYYLSSVMVPGLIMLFIFLITPYSIGTELKFNRARDWMRMAGNNPYLAIAGKMLPQTLIFLSIFLLFEFYIYYVLQFPHPGGALPIILLGILSVFSCQCFGIFAFGLMPSLRMSMSICSLWGVVSFSICGATYPLFSMDSPIQSIGQLFPMRHYYMIYQMNIFNGFPMGDAVLHWGAMVLFCALPMLTVWNIKKAMLVYKYLP from the coding sequence ATGTTTAAGAAATTATATCATATAGCCCTCAGAGAATGCGGCATCATGTGGAAGAATCCCATTTATCTCTTCTGCATGGTCATCTTCCCCATCGTGGTGGTAATTTTCTTCACCACGCTGATGAAGGGAGGAGTGCCTACCGACATGCCTGTGGGCATAGTAGATCAGGACAACTCCGCCACATCGCGCCAGCTGGTGCATAAGCTCGATGCCTTCCAGACCACCAAGGTAGTGGCCCATTATGAGAACATGGCAGAGGCAAGACATGCTATCCAGAAGAACGAAATCTACGCCTTCCTGCTGATTCCTGACGGAACGGAGGCAGGCCTGATGGCCCAGAAGCAGCCTAAGATTTCATTCTATTACAGCAGCGTATCGCTGGCAGCCGGCTCCCTGCTCTTCCGCGATCTGAAAACCATCTCTACCCTGGGAGGTGCGGCGGCAGGAATGGCGAAACTTTCGGCGCTGGGAAAGACGAACGATGAAATCATGACCTTCCTGCAGCCTATCGCCGTAGATCTGCACATGATAGGTAACCCATACGCCAACTACAACTATTATCTTTCGAGCGTAATGGTGCCGGGACTCATCATGCTGTTCATCTTCCTGATTACACCTTATTCTATAGGTACGGAACTGAAGTTCAACCGGGCAAGAGACTGGATGCGGATGGCAGGCAACAATCCTTATCTCGCCATTGCGGGTAAGATGCTGCCACAGACGCTCATCTTCCTGAGCATCTTCCTGCTGTTCGAATTCTACATCTATTATGTATTACAGTTTCCTCATCCGGGCGGCGCGCTGCCTATCATCCTGTTAGGCATTCTGAGCGTATTCTCCTGCCAGTGTTTCGGCATCTTTGCCTTCGGACTGATGCCTTCATTGCGCATGTCGATGAGTATCTGTTCGTTGTGGGGCGTGGTGAGTTTCTCCATCTGCGGAGCCACCTATCCGCTCTTCTCGATGGATTCTCCAATCCAGTCTATCGGCCAGCTTTTCCCGATGCGCCACTATTACATGATTTACCAGATGAACATCTTCAATGGTTTCCCTATGGGCGATGCTGTGCTCCACTGGGGTGCAATGGTGCTGTTCTGTGCCCTGCCGATGCTCACTGTCTGGAACATCAAGAAGGCAATGCTAGTATATAAATACCTACCATAA
- a CDS encoding TolC family protein — protein sequence MKKYITLIMLMGALIPAGAQAQTLSLDSCRAMALRNNKQLNASKLKKDVAYNMKKSARTKYLPKVDALGGYEWFSREISLLNDGQKSTFSNIGSTVTGGISGGASNLMSQLVSQGMITPEIAQQIGGLLNEKLGPLQQQGNALGEKLVDAFRTDTRNIWAGSVMVRQPIYMGGAIIAANKIADIGEQIAENDLDQQTQSTLYSIDQAYWLAVSLKQKQKLAISYRDLVKKLNEDVHKMIQQGVATKADGLKVDVKVNEAEMQITQAEDGLALSKMLLCQLCGIPMNQAITLADEDKETLALSGTPVDTEQQRVAAQDSAMNTRPELRMLQNALDISKEATNMVRAINLPHVMLTGGYMISNPNVFNGFQKKFTGVWNVGVMVHIPVWNWFDGAYKVRAAKAASNIAQMNLDDTREKIHLQITQSQFKVKEAQKKLNMAMKNIASADENLRCANLGFKEGVMEVTDVMAAQTAWQKAQSQKIDAEIDVKLTQVGLNKALGILQ from the coding sequence ATGAAAAAATATATAACTCTTATCATGCTGATGGGAGCATTGATTCCTGCCGGGGCTCAGGCACAAACGCTGAGCCTTGACAGTTGCCGTGCCATGGCGCTGCGCAACAACAAGCAGCTCAATGCCTCGAAGCTCAAGAAAGACGTGGCGTACAACATGAAGAAATCGGCACGTACCAAATATCTTCCTAAAGTAGATGCTTTAGGCGGTTACGAATGGTTCAGCAGGGAGATTTCGCTGCTGAACGACGGTCAGAAATCAACATTCAGCAATATCGGCTCTACCGTTACCGGAGGAATATCGGGAGGAGCCAGCAATCTGATGAGCCAACTTGTAAGTCAGGGAATGATTACCCCGGAGATAGCGCAGCAGATAGGCGGACTGCTGAATGAGAAACTGGGACCCCTGCAGCAGCAAGGCAATGCGCTGGGAGAGAAACTGGTAGATGCTTTCCGCACCGACACCCGCAATATCTGGGCAGGAAGCGTGATGGTTCGCCAACCTATCTATATGGGTGGAGCCATCATTGCAGCCAACAAGATTGCCGACATCGGAGAGCAGATTGCAGAGAATGATCTCGACCAGCAGACCCAGAGCACGCTCTACAGCATAGACCAGGCTTACTGGCTCGCCGTTTCGCTGAAGCAGAAGCAGAAACTCGCCATCAGCTACCGCGACCTCGTAAAGAAACTGAACGAGGATGTTCATAAGATGATTCAGCAGGGTGTTGCCACCAAGGCAGACGGTCTGAAGGTAGACGTAAAGGTGAACGAGGCTGAGATGCAGATTACTCAGGCTGAAGACGGACTCGCCCTGTCGAAGATGCTGCTCTGTCAGCTCTGCGGCATTCCGATGAACCAGGCAATCACACTTGCCGATGAAGATAAGGAAACCCTGGCTTTATCAGGAACTCCTGTTGACACCGAGCAGCAGAGAGTGGCAGCTCAGGATTCGGCGATGAACACCCGTCCGGAACTCCGCATGCTGCAGAATGCGCTCGACATCTCTAAAGAAGCTACCAATATGGTTCGCGCCATCAATCTGCCTCACGTCATGCTGACAGGTGGCTACATGATTTCGAACCCAAACGTATTCAATGGTTTCCAGAAGAAGTTTACCGGAGTCTGGAACGTAGGCGTGATGGTTCATATTCCGGTATGGAACTGGTTCGACGGCGCCTACAAGGTGAGAGCCGCCAAGGCTGCCAGCAATATCGCCCAGATGAACCTGGATGATACGAGAGAGAAGATTCACCTGCAGATTACCCAAAGCCAGTTTAAGGTAAAGGAAGCCCAGAAGAAGCTCAACATGGCAATGAAGAACATCGCCAGTGCAGATGAGAACCTGAGATGCGCCAACCTCGGTTTCAAGGAAGGCGTGATGGAGGTTACCGACGTAATGGCTGCACAGACTGCCTGGCAGAAAGCACAGAGCCAGAAGATTGATGCAGAAATCGACGTGAAGCTGACTCAGGTTGGACTGAACAAGGCGCTCGGTATCCTGCAGTAA
- a CDS encoding ABC transporter permease — translation MKKSSLLYKIINGIWDMCYIWKTEMRNVFRDEGVLIFCILVPLGYPLLYSWIYNNEVVREVDTAIVDLSHSHSSREFIRDYDASPDAKATYYCNSLDEAKELVRRQAVHGILYFPADFDTKLNRGEQAHVGVYCDMSLMLTYKAIYQTSQAVASHLNSGIQITQAGGFTDRDDEITTEPLAFDEVPIFNTTGGYGNAILPAVLVLILQQTMLLGIGMAAGTSRELNRNRELIPVSEHYGGIFRIVFGKALVYFMVYAVMGMYLTLVVPKLFSFVSMVTWTTILGFLLPYILSCVFFGLMLSCLVRYRENVMLLVVFTSVPLLFMTGVSWPLSNIPGFWQGFAWVFPSTFGIRGFLRISSMGASLSDILPEFRALWIQTGVYFLATCLVFRQQLRSARLKANLTAEVAEEEDEVEEIVENG, via the coding sequence ATGAAGAAAAGTAGTTTATTATATAAGATTATCAATGGCATCTGGGATATGTGCTACATCTGGAAGACGGAAATGCGCAATGTTTTCCGCGATGAGGGTGTGCTCATCTTCTGCATTCTGGTGCCGCTGGGGTATCCGCTACTCTACTCGTGGATTTACAACAACGAGGTGGTGAGAGAAGTGGATACGGCGATTGTGGACCTGAGCCACAGTCACAGTTCTCGCGAGTTTATCCGCGATTATGATGCTTCACCAGATGCCAAGGCTACCTATTACTGCAACAGTCTGGACGAGGCGAAGGAACTGGTGCGCAGGCAGGCAGTTCACGGAATCCTTTACTTCCCTGCCGACTTCGATACGAAGCTGAACCGAGGCGAACAGGCGCATGTGGGAGTTTACTGCGATATGAGTCTGATGCTGACCTATAAGGCGATTTATCAGACCTCGCAGGCCGTAGCCAGCCACCTCAACTCGGGCATCCAGATAACACAGGCTGGAGGATTTACGGATAGAGACGATGAGATTACCACCGAGCCGCTCGCCTTTGATGAGGTTCCGATATTCAACACGACAGGAGGTTACGGAAATGCCATTCTGCCAGCTGTGCTGGTTCTTATCCTGCAGCAGACGATGCTGCTGGGCATAGGAATGGCAGCGGGAACATCAAGAGAACTCAACAGAAACCGAGAACTCATACCGGTAAGCGAGCATTATGGCGGTATTTTCCGCATTGTTTTCGGCAAGGCATTGGTTTATTTCATGGTTTATGCCGTGATGGGAATGTATCTTACGCTGGTAGTTCCCAAGCTATTCAGTTTTGTAAGTATGGTAACGTGGACAACTATTCTCGGTTTCCTCCTTCCTTACATTCTTTCGTGCGTTTTCTTCGGTCTGATGCTGTCGTGTCTGGTAAGATATCGTGAAAATGTGATGCTTCTGGTGGTATTCACCTCCGTTCCGTTGCTTTTTATGACGGGAGTATCATGGCCATTGAGCAATATTCCGGGCTTTTGGCAAGGATTTGCGTGGGTTTTCCCATCCACTTTCGGCATCCGCGGGTTCCTCAGAATCAGCAGTATGGGTGCTTCGCTTTCAGATATTCTGCCGGAATTCAGAGCACTCTGGATACAAACGGGTGTCTATTTCCTCGCTACCTGCCTGGTTTTCAGGCAGCAACTGCGCTCAGCCAGACTCAAGGCAAACCTTACTGCCGAAGTAGCAGAAGAAGAGGATGAGGTGGAAGAAATCGTGGAGAATGGATAA
- a CDS encoding HlyD family secretion protein, protein MPKKSQHNNILLAVIGFTAVVILVGVIGFFTLEQKDDTIQGEVEVSEYRVSCKLPGRIVELRVQEGDYVHVGDTLAILEVPEMKSQEQMLQATNAATEAMKDLTDAGARKEQIQGAYQLVQQAEAAATIAKKTYDRMQNLFNEGVISGQKRDEAYAAYKATEAQVAAARSQYDMAKNGAREQEKRMAASNTQASKSAVDVVKNLLKETVQIAQCEGEVSNVYPKVGELVGLGSPIMSISIMSDMWGTFNVREDHLKGLNKGDEFTAYVPAFNKDIKMKVYYLKDQGSYATWKATKDNGDYDRKTFEVKARPITKIEGLRPGMSLIIK, encoded by the coding sequence ATGCCTAAGAAATCACAGCATAACAACATATTGCTCGCTGTAATCGGTTTTACAGCAGTAGTCATTCTCGTAGGCGTCATCGGTTTCTTCACCCTGGAACAGAAGGATGACACCATTCAGGGCGAGGTAGAAGTATCAGAATACAGAGTATCCTGCAAACTGCCGGGACGCATAGTAGAGCTCCGCGTTCAGGAAGGTGATTACGTTCATGTGGGCGATACGCTCGCCATCCTCGAAGTGCCGGAAATGAAATCGCAGGAACAGATGCTCCAGGCTACCAACGCTGCAACCGAGGCGATGAAGGACCTGACGGATGCCGGTGCACGCAAGGAGCAGATTCAGGGTGCTTACCAGTTGGTTCAGCAGGCTGAAGCTGCCGCAACCATCGCCAAGAAGACCTACGACCGCATGCAGAACCTCTTCAACGAGGGCGTAATCAGCGGTCAGAAACGAGATGAGGCTTACGCAGCCTACAAGGCTACAGAGGCTCAGGTGGCTGCAGCCAGAAGTCAGTACGATATGGCGAAGAATGGAGCCCGCGAACAGGAGAAGCGCATGGCTGCCAGCAACACCCAGGCTTCGAAGAGCGCTGTAGATGTAGTGAAGAATCTTCTGAAAGAGACCGTTCAGATTGCCCAGTGCGAGGGCGAGGTTAGCAATGTCTATCCTAAGGTAGGCGAGCTGGTAGGCCTCGGCTCTCCTATCATGAGCATCTCTATCATGAGCGATATGTGGGGAACCTTCAATGTTCGCGAAGATCATCTCAAGGGTCTGAACAAGGGCGATGAGTTCACCGCTTACGTTCCAGCCTTCAACAAGGACATCAAGATGAAGGTTTACTACCTGAAAGACCAGGGCTCTTACGCTACCTGGAAGGCAACCAAGGATAATGGCGACTACGACCGCAAGACATTCGAGGTGAAGGCCCGTCCTATCACAAAGATTGAGGGATTGCGCCCGGGAATGTCTTTGATAATTAAGTGA